The nucleotide sequence GCCGCATCGGCGAACAGCCGAGCGGTGTCACGCCGCTGTCAGGCAGCGATCGTAAGCGCATTGCCGTGCATGAAGCCGGCCATGCCCTGGTGGCCGCGGCACTCAAGGTCGGCCGGGTGGAAAAGGTCACCATCCTGCCGCGTGGCCAGGCGCTGGGTGTCACCCTGGTGACGCCGGTGGAAGACAAGCGCCTGCATATGGCATCCGAACTGCGCAATCGGATCCAGATGCTGCTGGCAGGTCGTGGCGCCGAGCTGCTGTATTTCCAAGAGTCGTCCTCGGGCGCCGGCCAGGATCTGCAGGAAGCCTCGAAAATCGCTCTGTCGATGGTCGGCGCGCTGGGCATGGGCCCGAACGGCTCGCTGCTGAGTTTGCAGGCCGTGCGTGACGCCCATATCGAGTTCGATTCGGCCGAGTCGATTCGCGCTGCCGATGAGCTGCTCAAGCAGCTGGATCGCGAATGCCAGGCGCTTTTGCAGCGCATGAAACCGGCGCTGGATGAGATCACCGCGCGGCTGCTAGCCGAGGAAACCGTGCCAGGTGAACAGATTCTGCAGGCCATCGAACGCCTGCCCGAGCATCACTACGAAGCTCGCGTCAGCTCGATCATCGGGCATGCCATGAGCAGCATCGACCGGGTTGCTGCCAGCGCCCTGGAGCACGTCGAGCAACTCGAACTGACGCCGATCGAGCCTGAAAAGGATGACGGGCCGGGGATGGTCTGATCAGCCTGCGCGCCGGGAACCAGGCCGCCGTTACTGTCTATCCGTAGGGTGGATAAACTCGCGAAGCGATTTTCCACGCGTAGCGCGCCAGTAAAGAGCTTGCCCAAGTCGTACGTCGTTCGCGTGGATGGCTTCGGCCATCCACTCAGATCATCACCAGCCGGTTCGGTAGCTGGTTGCGCGCATGGGTAGCCGGAACATGCTGCTTGAGCAGCGACCCGCAGGCCTCAATGCAGCCAAGGAAGCCTTCCAGTACCTGGCCGTCGTGCACCTGCTCGGTGAAGTTGGCAACGATGGCTTCCCAGGCGCTGTTGTCGATGCGGCTGGAAATTCCCCGGTCCACCAGTATTTCGACGTAACGCTCGGCCTCGGAAACGAAAATCAGGATGCCGGTGCCGCCCTCGGTGTGATGCAGATTCAGCTCGATAAACTGCCGCCTGGCCAGATTGCAGGCGCGCCAATGGCGCACCGGGCGCGGAATCAGGCGCGTCGTCAGACTGGGGAAGCGAAACAGCAACGCCAGCACGATAAAGGTTGCCCACTGCACCAGCAGCAATTGCCAGGCGCTCATCGCAGCCGTGAAGAACAGCGCGGCGCCCGGTACCACCAGTGCGATCAGGCCGGCCCATAGCAGCGGAATATAGTGATAGTCATCGGCCTGTTCGGCCAGCACAGTGACCAGCTCCGCATCGGTGTCGCGCTCGATGCGGTCGATGGCATCGGCCACCTGCTGCTGCTCGCTTTGGGTCAGTAGAGTCATTGCGCTTTCATCCTTTGATCACCAGCCACCCGAGGCACCACCGCCACCAAAACCGCCGCCTCCACCGCCAAAGCCGCCTCCTCCGAATCCACCTCCACCGAAGCCGCCGCCGCGGCTCATGCCGCCCAGCAGTGCGCCAAGCAGCAGCGCACGGCGTCCGCCGCCACGCCCACTGCGACCGCCGCCGATAACGAAGATTGCCACCAGCATCAGAAAGAATGCCAACACCCCGAAGCCACCTGGCTGCTCGGTGCCCATCGGCATCACCGGGCGCATAGCCGCGCTTTTCAGCGGATCGCCACCGAGCACCTGAACCATCGCTTCGGCGCCTTCGATGATGCCGCGGGCGAAGTCGCCCTGCTGGAACGCCGGTACGATGATGCCGTTGATGATCATCGCCGACTGCGCATCGGTCAGCCGCCCCTCGAGCCCGTAGCCGACCTCGATACGCACCCTGCGGTCATCCCGGGCGACGATCAACAACGCCCCGTTGTCCACGCCCTGCTGGCCAATGCCCCATTCACGGCCCAGCTGCAGACCGAAGTCCTCAATGCTGCGGCCTTGCAGATCGGGCACGGTAACCACCACCACCTGCTCGCTGCTGGCCTGCTCATGTGCCGCGAGCATGCTGGTCAGCCGCGCCTCAGCCTGCGTGTCGAGCAACTCGGCGTTATCCACCACTTGCCCGGTCAGCGCCGGCAGTTCCGCTTCCTGAGCGAAGACGGAGCTGGCGCAGACCAGCAGCAGCGGAAACAGCAGGCGCCTGGCAATCATTGAAACTGCACTTGCGGCGCCTGATCGGCGTTCTCGGTGGTCGCCTCGAAGTTCTCGCGAAGCGGCATGTCGCTGTACATCAGGGTGTGCCAGATGCGGCCGGGGAAGGTACGAATCTCGGTGTTGTAGCGCTCTACCGCGGCGATGAAATCACGCCGAGCCACTGCAATGCGGTTCTCGGTGCCTTCAAGCTGCGACTGCAGAGCCAGGAAGTTCTGATTGGACTTGAGTTCCGGGTAGCGCTCCACCACCACCATCAGCCGGCTTAGCGCGCCACTCAGCTGATTCTGCGCCTGCTGGAACTGCTGCAACTGCTCCGGGTTGTCCAGGGTATTGGCATCGACCTGAATGGACGTAGCCTTCGCCCGGGCCTCAACCACCGCGGTCAGGGTTTCCTGCTCCTGGCGGGCGAAGCCCTTGACCGTCTCGACCAGATTCGGAATCAGATCGGCGCGTCGTTGATACTGGTTTTCCACTTGCGACCAGGCGGATTTAACCTGTTCATCGTACTGGGGAATGTTGTTGATGCCGCAACCGGCCAACAACCAGGACATAAGAACAACAGTCGCCAGCTGCCAGGTGAAACGGGAATGCTGCCTTTGCATGGTGCGCTCTTCCGCTAGAAGGGTGTCCACCATAAGAATGGCGAAGCCGCTCCAGAGTTCAGCGCAGTTTCCGGGGCGCTCGGCTCAGATCACCCCAGCCTGGCGCAGGGCGGCGATCTGCCGGGCGTCCAGCCCCAGCAGATGCTGCAGCAATGCCTCGCTGTGCTCCCCCAGCAGCGGCGGCGCGTGGCGATAGCTGACCGGCGAGGCCGAGAGGCGCAGCGGGCTGGCCACCTGAGGCACGCTGCCGGCCTGGGAATGCGGCATATCGAGCCTGAGGCCACGGTGCCGGACCTGAGGGTCGGCAAATACCTGCGCCACATCGTTGATCGGCCCACAGGGCACCCCGGCCCGCTCCAGTTCGGATACCCATTCGGCGGTGGTGCGAAATACCGTGACTTGGCGAATCAGCGGAATCAGCTCGGCCCTGTGGGCGACGCGCGCCTTGTTGCTGGCGAAGCGCGGGTCGTCGGCCCATTCGGGTCGCCCCGCCACCGTGCAGAACTTTCGAAACTGCGCGTCATTGCCGACCGTGAGGATGAAATCGCCATCGGCCGTGGGAAAGTCCTGATAGGGGACGATATTCGGATGCGCGTTGCCCATGCGCTTTGGCGCAACGCCGGTGGTGAGGTAGTTCAGCGCCTGGTTGCCGAGGCAGGCGACCTGCACGTCCAGCAGCGCCGTATCGATATGCTGGCCCTCGCCCGTGCGTTCACGGTGGGCCAGCGCCGCCAATACGCCGACCGTGGCGTAAAGCCCGGTGAGGATATCGGTCAGTGCCACTCCGACCTTCACCGGTCCAGCGCCCTGCTCGGCATCGCTGCGCCCGGTCAGGCTCATCAGCCCGCCGAGGCCCTGGATCATGAAGTCGTAGCCGGCACGCTGGGCGTAGGGTCCATCCTGGCCGAAGCCGGTGATGGAGCAGTAGATCAGCCGTGGGTTGATCGCCTTCAGGCTCGCGTAATCCAGCCCATAAGCCGCCAGCCCACCAACCTTGAAATTTTCCAGCAGCACATCGCTCTGCGCCACCAGCTGGCGAATGAGGCGCTGGCCCTCGGGCTGGGTGAAATCCACCGTCAGCGACTGCTTATTGCGATTGGCACTCAGGTAATAGGCCGCTTCGGCGGTATTTTCGCCCTGGCTGTCCTTGAGAAATGGCGGACCCCAATGACGGGTATCGTCGCCACTGCCGGGGCGCTCGATCTTGATGACCTCGGCGCCCAGATCACCGAGGATCTGCCCGCACCAGGGCCCGGCGAGGACACGAGAAAGATCGAGAACACGAATATGAGACAGGGCGCCGGACATATATTAAGCCTCGATCTGAACGCGACGAAAAAACCGGCAGGAGCACCGTAGGGTGGATGACACTTTACCCATCCGCCTTGAGCGGCCAGCGGTGGATGAAAAGAACCTCATCCACCCTACGGTCAGAAGAACGCCTGAATGCCCGTCTGCGCACGACCGAGAATCAGCGCGTGCACATCGTGGGTGCCCTCGTAGGTGTTCACCACTTCCAGGTTGACCAGATGCCGGGCGATACCAAACTCGTCGCTGATGCCGTTGCCGCCCAGCATGTCACGGGCCGTGCGGGCGATATCCAGCGCCTTGCCGCAGCTGTTGCGCTTCATGATGGAGGTGATTTCCACCGCCGCCGTGCCCTCGTCCTTCATGCGCCCCAGGCGCAGGCAGCCCTGCAGCGCCAGGGTGATTTCGGTCTGCATGTCGGCCAGTTTCTTCTGGATCAGCTGATTGGCAGCCAGCGGGCGGCCGAACTGCTGACGGTCCAGCGTGTATTGGCGAGCGGTGTGCCAACAGAATTCAGCTGCGCCCAGGGCGCCCCAGCTGATGCCGTAGCGGGCGCTGTTCAGGCAGGTGAAGGGGCCTTTCAGGCCGCGCACATCCGGGAAGGCGTTTTCCTCGGGGCAGAACACGTTGTCCATGACAATCTCGCCGGTGATGGAGGCGCGCAAGCCGACCTTGCCGTGGATCGCCGGCGCACTCAGGCCTTGCCAACCCTTCTCCAGCACGAAGCCGCGGATGGCGCCCTCGTCATCCTTGGCCCAGACCACGAAGACATCGGCGATAGGGCTGTTGGTGATCCACATTTTGCTGCCGGTCAGGCGATAGCCGCCGTCGACCTTTTTCGCCCGGGTCGCCATCGAGCCCGGATCGGAGCCGTGATCCGGCTCGGTCAGGCCGAAGCAGCCGATGTATTCGCCACTGGCGAGTTTGGGCAGGTATTTCTGCCGGGTCGCCTCGTTGCCAAACTCGAAGATCGGCACCATTACCAGCGAGGACTGCACGCTCATCATCGAGCGATAGCCGGAGTCGATGCGCTCCACCTCGCGGGCGATCAGGCCGTAGCAGACGTAGTTCAGGCCGCTACCACCGTAGGCTTCCGGCAGGGTTGCACCAAGCAACCCGGTTTCGCCCATTTCGCGGAAGATCGCCGGATCGGTGCGCTCATGGCGGAAGGCTTCCAGCACCCGCGGTGCCAGCTTGTCGGCAGCGAACTGGGCGGCGCTGTCACGCACCATGCGCTCTTCTTCGGTGAGCTGCTGGTCGAGCAGCAGCGGGTCGATCCAGTTGAAACTTGCCTTGCCGGACATGGGGAATCCTCTGAATTGTTATTGGTGCAGGCGCTGAACAGACGGTTGAGCAGGTTGTTGAAACCTAGGCGAGGCCGGCAAGACGACCAGCGGAAGTAGCAGCCGAAGGCAGGCCCGAAGGGTGAGTGCAACGAGCCTGCTTCTGCGCCGTATTGCCA is from Pseudomonas saudiphocaensis and encodes:
- a CDS encoding TPM domain-containing protein, which encodes MTLLTQSEQQQVADAIDRIERDTDAELVTVLAEQADDYHYIPLLWAGLIALVVPGAALFFTAAMSAWQLLLVQWATFIVLALLFRFPSLTTRLIPRPVRHWRACNLARRQFIELNLHHTEGGTGILIFVSEAERYVEILVDRGISSRIDNSAWEAIVANFTEQVHDGQVLEGFLGCIEACGSLLKQHVPATHARNQLPNRLVMI
- a CDS encoding TPM domain-containing protein, with amino-acid sequence MIARRLLFPLLLVCASSVFAQEAELPALTGQVVDNAELLDTQAEARLTSMLAAHEQASSEQVVVVTVPDLQGRSIEDFGLQLGREWGIGQQGVDNGALLIVARDDRRVRIEVGYGLEGRLTDAQSAMIINGIIVPAFQQGDFARGIIEGAEAMVQVLGGDPLKSAAMRPVMPMGTEQPGGFGVLAFFLMLVAIFVIGGGRSGRGGGRRALLLGALLGGMSRGGGFGGGGFGGGGFGGGGGGFGGGGASGGW
- a CDS encoding acyl-CoA dehydrogenase, giving the protein MSGKASFNWIDPLLLDQQLTEEERMVRDSAAQFAADKLAPRVLEAFRHERTDPAIFREMGETGLLGATLPEAYGGSGLNYVCYGLIAREVERIDSGYRSMMSVQSSLVMVPIFEFGNEATRQKYLPKLASGEYIGCFGLTEPDHGSDPGSMATRAKKVDGGYRLTGSKMWITNSPIADVFVVWAKDDEGAIRGFVLEKGWQGLSAPAIHGKVGLRASITGEIVMDNVFCPEENAFPDVRGLKGPFTCLNSARYGISWGALGAAEFCWHTARQYTLDRQQFGRPLAANQLIQKKLADMQTEITLALQGCLRLGRMKDEGTAAVEITSIMKRNSCGKALDIARTARDMLGGNGISDEFGIARHLVNLEVVNTYEGTHDVHALILGRAQTGIQAFF
- a CDS encoding CaiB/BaiF CoA transferase family protein: MSGALSHIRVLDLSRVLAGPWCGQILGDLGAEVIKIERPGSGDDTRHWGPPFLKDSQGENTAEAAYYLSANRNKQSLTVDFTQPEGQRLIRQLVAQSDVLLENFKVGGLAAYGLDYASLKAINPRLIYCSITGFGQDGPYAQRAGYDFMIQGLGGLMSLTGRSDAEQGAGPVKVGVALTDILTGLYATVGVLAALAHRERTGEGQHIDTALLDVQVACLGNQALNYLTTGVAPKRMGNAHPNIVPYQDFPTADGDFILTVGNDAQFRKFCTVAGRPEWADDPRFASNKARVAHRAELIPLIRQVTVFRTTAEWVSELERAGVPCGPINDVAQVFADPQVRHRGLRLDMPHSQAGSVPQVASPLRLSASPVSYRHAPPLLGEHSEALLQHLLGLDARQIAALRQAGVI
- a CDS encoding LemA family protein, which produces MQRQHSRFTWQLATVVLMSWLLAGCGINNIPQYDEQVKSAWSQVENQYQRRADLIPNLVETVKGFARQEQETLTAVVEARAKATSIQVDANTLDNPEQLQQFQQAQNQLSGALSRLMVVVERYPELKSNQNFLALQSQLEGTENRIAVARRDFIAAVERYNTEIRTFPGRIWHTLMYSDMPLRENFEATTENADQAPQVQFQ